The following proteins are co-located in the Acidimicrobiia bacterium genome:
- a CDS encoding SRPBCC domain-containing protein, which produces MSPPITVERRISASPSVVYAYLTDSELWARWQGIGAAIEAAPGGIFSMAMGNGMRARGQFVELVEDSRVVFTWGWIDHPAVPPGSSTVQIDLVAEGTGTIVKLTHTGLPEAEVPIHVAGWDHYLPRLAIVAEGGDPGPDPS; this is translated from the coding sequence ATGAGCCCTCCGATCACCGTCGAGCGCCGCATCTCTGCATCGCCGTCAGTCGTGTACGCCTACCTGACCGACTCGGAGCTGTGGGCTCGCTGGCAAGGGATCGGAGCGGCCATCGAGGCGGCACCCGGCGGGATCTTCTCGATGGCGATGGGCAACGGGATGCGGGCCCGCGGCCAGTTCGTCGAGCTGGTCGAGGACAGCCGCGTCGTCTTCACCTGGGGGTGGATCGATCATCCGGCCGTCCCGCCGGGATCGAGCACCGTGCAGATCGACCTCGTGGCCGAGGGAACCGGGACGATCGTCAAGCTGACTCACACCGGGCTACCCGAAGCCGAGGTCCCCATCCACGTGGCGGGGTGGGACCATTACCTCCCGAGGTTGGCGATCGTGGCGGAGGGCGGGGACCCCGGCCCCGACCCGTCGTGA
- the speB gene encoding agmatinase has translation MTDPFQASANYAFASRSSYAGVPARPLDDLGDAGVVIIGAPFDWGTSYRPGARFGPRAIRGADYLPYDGSRPHLPTGIDPLRVLRVVDAGDVDLVAGDVEQSLGRIVTAVETISRHGAVPVVLGGDHTITYANATGVARARGDGTFALVHFDAHADTGQPHAGLYGHGTPMRRLIESGAVPGRRFVQIGLRGYWPEPETVAWMREQEMRSFMMSEIVDRGLDAVVDDAIAHASGDAGGVFVSVDIDVVDPGMAPGTGTPEPGGILARELLDTLRRLGRQLEVIGADVVEVSPPYDGPGEITAHLANRAVLELLNGMAERTTEAGS, from the coding sequence GTGACCGACCCGTTCCAAGCCTCCGCCAACTACGCCTTCGCATCGAGGTCCTCGTACGCCGGGGTTCCCGCTCGCCCCCTCGACGACCTCGGGGACGCCGGCGTCGTCATCATCGGGGCCCCCTTCGATTGGGGGACGAGCTATCGCCCGGGAGCCCGTTTCGGGCCCAGGGCGATCCGGGGGGCCGACTACCTTCCGTACGACGGGTCGAGGCCCCACCTGCCGACGGGGATCGACCCGCTCCGGGTGCTTCGGGTCGTCGACGCCGGCGACGTCGACCTCGTGGCTGGTGACGTCGAGCAGAGCCTCGGCCGCATCGTCACCGCCGTCGAGACGATCAGCAGGCACGGGGCCGTGCCGGTCGTGCTCGGCGGTGACCACACGATCACATACGCCAACGCAACGGGTGTCGCCAGAGCGAGAGGCGATGGCACCTTCGCCCTCGTCCACTTCGACGCCCACGCCGACACGGGCCAGCCCCATGCCGGCCTGTACGGGCACGGCACCCCGATGCGCCGGCTCATCGAGTCGGGGGCCGTGCCGGGACGGCGGTTCGTCCAGATCGGGTTGCGCGGGTACTGGCCCGAGCCCGAGACCGTTGCGTGGATGCGAGAGCAGGAGATGCGCTCGTTCATGATGAGCGAGATCGTCGACCGAGGGCTGGATGCCGTCGTCGACGACGCCATCGCCCACGCTTCGGGCGACGCCGGCGGCGTGTTCGTCTCGGTCGACATCGACGTCGTCGATCCGGGCATGGCGCCCGGCACCGGCACGCCCGAGCCGGGCGGGATCCTCGCCAGAGAGCTCCTCGACACGCTCAGGAGGCTCGGGCGGCAGCTCGAGGTGATCGGCGCCGATGTCGTGGAGGTGTCGCCGCCGTACGACGGACCTGGGGAGATCACCGCCCACCTTGCCAACCGGGCGGTCTTGGAGCTCCTCAACGGCATGGCCGAGCGTACGACCGAGGCCGGCTCGTGA
- a CDS encoding (2Fe-2S)-binding protein — protein MEITVNVNGTDYTRDVEPRRLLVDFIRSDLDLTGTHIGCDTTSCGVCTILVDGTPMKSCTMFAVQANGASLTTVEGLKKDGQLHPIQAAFKEEHGLQCGFCTPAMMLVGTALLAENPDPSEDDIRWAISGNLCRCTGYMNIVKSIQVAAQSMAASS, from the coding sequence ATGGAGATCACAGTCAACGTCAACGGCACCGACTACACACGAGACGTCGAGCCGAGGCGACTGCTCGTCGACTTCATCAGGAGCGATCTCGACCTCACCGGCACGCACATCGGTTGCGACACGACCAGTTGCGGGGTCTGCACGATCCTCGTCGACGGTACCCCGATGAAGTCGTGCACGATGTTCGCGGTGCAGGCGAACGGTGCGTCGCTCACGACGGTGGAGGGGCTCAAGAAGGACGGGCAGCTCCACCCGATCCAGGCGGCGTTCAAGGAGGAGCACGGCCTGCAATGCGGGTTCTGCACTCCTGCGATGATGCTGGTCGGCACGGCACTCCTGGCGGAGAATCCCGACCCCAGCGAGGACGACATCCGCTGGGCGATCTCGGGGAATCTGTGCCGCTGCACCGGATACATGAACATCGTCAAGTCGATCCAGGTCGCGGCGCAATCGATGGCTGCGTCGAGCTGA
- a CDS encoding ATP-dependent DNA helicase UvrD2, protein MVLPGPPLLGRGVVVRAGAPVPSAWRGLDLVRLDAQSISDDERLGDLVDGLHRRWVASQPVVVEWDVADDTLAVDEQYDGPVWRLDASFLFPLERLRFLAFSNNYDARSGDPRWWWAHKAAARIGGTPGGPADLTLPDGTDVWIDGGPRRPLAGLDHPVIHGESAELGQADHVAPRVAPDDGLAADQLAAVTTEIGAARIIAPAGSGKTRTLVARFRHLVDGRQVSPRHVMAVAYNARAADQMRQRLGTGRDSVRTIHSLGWAILADARPGLSLVDEREVRDLLGSLVTVPARTNTDPLGPYIEALEMVRAGLRSPAAVESERDDVEGFADAFERYRALLYDRSRVDHGEQVYGAIEALLGDQVLRSRWQERCKHMLVDEFQDLTPAYLLLLRLLASPQLQVFGVGDDDQVIYGYAGADPGFLIDYDAYFPGADHHALAENYRCPPDVVSAATRLLSYNERRIAKTITSASGRADGLTWRAAPGPGLAAEAAAIVAKWLDDGVSPAQVTVLTRVNSALIPVKAAFVQSGIATSDLLGEDSLRRTLVRALFSWIRLATDREAMRRADLLEAIRRPGRGLTRLSRELLTRQRYDLADLRAAGEVLDAAQAERWSGFVADVAACASAAGGGAGALVDMIVDDIGLGSAARTLDSGRLNAARSGHVDDLVAIRRAAELHTDASDLEAWLTMTVRAPSDANGATLSTVHRVKGMEWDRVIVFGVDRGSMPHTLSDDVEEERRVFHVAVTRGAVEVVVLYDSSRASPFIAELAGTAPRRAPQPPRQEPRRIAVATGDTVRVLGGHAGQVSGMDETAIYVELATGAQLAVPRDEILEVTPRSSGRADTGLVEALKAWRLETSRRLGVPAYVLLHDSTIEAIATALPGDEQGLLAVPGIGPSKLESYGDEILGIVAAR, encoded by the coding sequence ATGGTTCTCCCGGGGCCCCCGCTGCTCGGCCGAGGCGTGGTCGTCCGCGCCGGTGCGCCGGTGCCGTCGGCCTGGCGAGGCCTCGACCTCGTACGGCTCGACGCTCAGTCGATCAGCGACGACGAGAGGCTCGGCGACCTCGTCGACGGGCTCCACCGCAGGTGGGTGGCCAGCCAGCCGGTCGTGGTCGAGTGGGACGTCGCCGACGACACCCTCGCAGTCGACGAGCAGTACGACGGCCCGGTGTGGCGGCTCGACGCCTCGTTCCTCTTCCCGTTGGAGCGGCTGCGATTCCTTGCGTTCTCGAACAACTATGACGCTCGGTCCGGCGACCCCCGATGGTGGTGGGCCCACAAGGCGGCCGCCCGGATCGGCGGCACCCCAGGGGGACCTGCCGACCTGACTCTCCCCGACGGGACCGACGTGTGGATCGACGGCGGCCCTCGTCGTCCGCTCGCCGGCCTCGACCACCCCGTCATCCACGGTGAGTCGGCGGAGCTCGGGCAGGCGGACCACGTCGCGCCGAGGGTGGCGCCGGATGACGGCCTGGCCGCCGACCAGCTGGCGGCCGTGACCACCGAGATCGGGGCGGCGCGGATCATCGCTCCGGCGGGCTCCGGCAAGACGCGAACACTCGTCGCCCGCTTCCGCCACCTGGTCGATGGAAGGCAGGTCTCGCCCCGGCACGTCATGGCGGTGGCTTACAACGCCAGGGCGGCGGATCAGATGCGGCAGCGACTCGGAACGGGGCGTGACAGCGTGCGCACCATCCACTCGCTCGGCTGGGCGATCCTCGCCGACGCCAGGCCCGGGCTCTCCCTCGTCGACGAGCGAGAGGTTCGCGACCTCCTCGGCAGCCTCGTCACCGTCCCGGCGCGCACCAACACGGACCCGCTCGGACCGTACATCGAGGCGCTCGAGATGGTCCGGGCCGGGTTGCGGAGCCCGGCGGCCGTCGAGTCGGAACGAGATGACGTCGAGGGGTTCGCCGACGCCTTCGAGCGATACCGCGCCTTGCTGTACGACCGGTCGCGGGTCGACCATGGAGAGCAGGTGTACGGGGCGATCGAGGCGCTCCTCGGCGACCAGGTATTGCGCAGCCGCTGGCAGGAGCGCTGCAAGCACATGCTCGTCGACGAGTTCCAGGACCTCACCCCGGCATACCTGCTGCTGCTGCGCCTCCTGGCATCACCCCAGCTCCAGGTGTTCGGCGTCGGCGACGACGACCAGGTGATCTATGGCTACGCCGGGGCCGACCCCGGTTTCCTCATCGACTACGACGCCTACTTCCCCGGCGCCGATCACCACGCCCTCGCCGAGAACTACCGCTGCCCCCCCGACGTGGTGTCCGCCGCCACCCGCCTCCTCTCGTACAACGAGCGGCGGATCGCCAAGACGATCACGTCGGCGAGCGGGCGAGCGGATGGACTCACCTGGCGCGCCGCGCCCGGTCCGGGGCTGGCAGCCGAGGCGGCCGCGATCGTCGCCAAGTGGCTCGACGATGGAGTGTCTCCCGCGCAGGTCACCGTGCTGACCCGCGTCAACTCCGCCCTGATCCCCGTCAAAGCGGCCTTCGTCCAATCCGGGATCGCCACGAGCGACCTGCTCGGGGAGGACAGCCTGCGGCGCACGCTTGTGCGGGCGCTGTTCTCCTGGATCCGCCTGGCAACGGACAGAGAAGCGATGCGGCGAGCGGACCTGCTCGAGGCGATACGGCGTCCCGGCAGGGGCCTGACGAGACTGAGCCGCGAGCTCCTCACCCGGCAGCGATACGACCTCGCCGACTTGAGGGCGGCGGGAGAGGTCCTCGACGCTGCCCAGGCAGAGCGCTGGTCTGGGTTCGTCGCCGACGTGGCCGCTTGCGCGTCGGCGGCGGGGGGAGGGGCGGGGGCGCTCGTCGACATGATCGTCGATGACATCGGTCTCGGCTCGGCGGCGCGGACGCTCGACTCCGGCAGGTTGAACGCCGCCCGCTCCGGCCACGTCGACGACCTGGTTGCGATCAGGCGCGCCGCCGAGCTGCATACCGATGCGTCCGACCTCGAGGCCTGGCTCACGATGACGGTGCGTGCTCCCTCGGATGCGAACGGGGCCACTCTGTCGACGGTTCACAGGGTCAAGGGAATGGAATGGGACAGGGTGATCGTCTTCGGGGTCGACAGGGGATCGATGCCGCACACCCTCTCGGACGACGTCGAGGAGGAGCGGCGCGTGTTCCACGTAGCCGTGACGCGAGGCGCCGTCGAGGTGGTCGTGCTCTACGACTCGTCCCGGGCGTCGCCGTTCATCGCCGAGCTGGCAGGGACTGCTCCCCGGCGCGCCCCACAGCCACCGCGTCAAGAGCCCCGGCGCATCGCCGTTGCGACGGGTGACACGGTGCGGGTCCTCGGGGGCCATGCGGGGCAGGTCTCCGGTATGGACGAGACGGCGATCTACGTCGAATTGGCGACCGGCGCCCAACTCGCAGTGCCCCGCGACGAGATCCTCGAGGTCACGCCGAGGTCGAGCGGGAGGGCCGACACCGGTTTGGTCGAGGCGCTCAAGGCGTGGCGGCTCGAGACGAGCAGGCGGCTGGGAGTACCCGCCTACGTGCTCCTCCACGATTCCACGATCGAGGCGATCGCCACTGCCCTGCCCGGTGACGAGCAAGGCCTTCTGGCGGTGCCCGGCATCGGCCCGAGCAAGCTCGAGAGCTACGGCGACGAGATCCTCGGCATCGTCGCCGCCCGCTGA
- a CDS encoding aerobic carbon-monoxide dehydrogenase large subunit, which translates to MTTTEHKTTTAPEVGGVGHSVKRIEDDRFIQGAGNYLDDIELPGMLHMAIVRSPLAHATIKSIDTTAASAVEGVVAVVTGELLAGYNLAWMPTLSGDTQAVLATDKVRFQGQEVAAVIATDPYVARDAAELVDVDYDPLPAVVNPMRGLEADAPVIRDDKEDKTDNVAYEWESGDAAATDEAFARADRVIALETFYPRSHPAPLETCGVVADVSPADGAATIYMTSQAPHAIRTVFALVTGLPEQKIRIISPDIGGGFGNKVPVYPGYVVATAASLVIGKPVKWVESRTENLISTGFARDYYMKGELAVTNEGKILGLKVDMLSDQGAFFSDAQPSKFRAGLFHIVTGSYDYPAAYVKTKGVYTNKAPGGVAYRCSFRVTEASYLIERLVQNAAYELDMDPADFRVKNFIQPGQFPYTSPTGFVYDSGDYEKALDVAKEMVGYDALRKEQEEARKEGRYIGIGMASFTEVVGAGPSRDFDILGLKMFDSAELRIHPTGKAILKLGTKTQGQGHYTTYGQIVAEELGIPFSDVKVVEGDTDNTPYGLGTYASRSTPTSGAATSMASRKIREKAKKIAAHLLEVSEDDLEWETGKFFVKGSPDSSVTIQDIAFAAYTNHPLGMEAGLEGVHYYDPPNMTYPFGTYIVVVEVDPGTGVWKVLRMVAVDDCGVRINPMIVEGQIHGGLAEGFAMSNMQWITFDDEGNCIGSNFMDYLVPTAWETPRFELGATVTPSPHHPIGAKGVGESATVGSPAAYVNAVIDALRPFGVKNIDMPVLPDRVWAAIQEG; encoded by the coding sequence ATGACCACCACCGAGCACAAGACCACGACGGCCCCCGAAGTCGGCGGCGTCGGCCACAGCGTCAAGCGGATCGAGGACGACAGGTTCATCCAGGGTGCCGGAAACTACCTCGACGACATCGAGCTGCCTGGAATGCTGCACATGGCGATCGTGCGGAGTCCGCTGGCCCACGCCACGATCAAGTCGATCGACACGACCGCCGCCAGCGCCGTGGAGGGCGTCGTCGCCGTCGTGACCGGCGAGCTCCTGGCCGGCTACAACCTGGCGTGGATGCCGACGCTCTCCGGCGACACGCAGGCAGTCCTCGCCACCGACAAGGTGCGCTTCCAGGGCCAGGAGGTGGCCGCCGTCATCGCCACCGACCCGTACGTCGCCCGTGACGCCGCCGAGCTCGTCGACGTCGACTACGACCCCCTCCCGGCCGTCGTCAACCCGATGCGAGGTCTCGAGGCCGATGCCCCGGTGATCCGCGACGACAAGGAGGACAAGACCGACAACGTCGCCTACGAGTGGGAGTCCGGTGACGCCGCCGCCACCGACGAGGCGTTCGCCCGCGCCGACAGGGTCATCGCCCTCGAGACGTTCTACCCACGGTCGCACCCGGCGCCCCTCGAAACGTGCGGCGTCGTCGCCGACGTGAGCCCGGCAGACGGGGCGGCGACGATCTACATGACCTCGCAGGCTCCTCACGCCATTCGGACCGTGTTCGCGCTCGTCACCGGCCTGCCCGAGCAGAAGATCCGCATCATCTCGCCGGACATCGGAGGCGGGTTCGGGAACAAGGTGCCGGTATACCCCGGGTACGTCGTGGCCACCGCGGCCTCGCTCGTCATCGGTAAGCCCGTGAAGTGGGTCGAGAGCCGCACCGAGAACCTCATCTCGACCGGCTTCGCGCGCGACTACTACATGAAGGGCGAACTGGCGGTCACCAACGAGGGCAAGATCCTCGGGCTCAAGGTCGACATGCTCTCCGACCAGGGCGCCTTCTTCTCGGATGCGCAACCGTCCAAGTTCCGGGCGGGCCTCTTCCACATCGTCACCGGGTCCTACGACTATCCGGCGGCGTACGTGAAGACGAAGGGCGTCTACACGAACAAAGCCCCCGGCGGGGTCGCCTATCGGTGCTCGTTCCGGGTGACCGAGGCCTCCTATCTCATCGAACGTCTCGTGCAGAACGCCGCGTACGAGTTGGACATGGACCCGGCCGACTTCAGGGTCAAGAACTTCATCCAGCCCGGCCAGTTCCCGTACACGTCGCCGACCGGTTTCGTCTACGACTCGGGCGACTACGAGAAGGCCCTCGACGTCGCCAAGGAGATGGTCGGATACGACGCCCTCCGCAAGGAGCAGGAGGAGGCCCGCAAGGAAGGCCGCTACATCGGCATCGGGATGGCGTCGTTCACGGAGGTGGTGGGCGCCGGTCCTTCACGTGACTTCGACATCCTCGGTCTGAAGATGTTCGACTCGGCGGAGCTTCGCATCCACCCGACCGGCAAGGCCATCCTCAAGCTCGGCACGAAGACGCAGGGGCAGGGCCACTACACCACGTACGGCCAGATCGTCGCAGAAGAGCTCGGGATCCCGTTCAGCGACGTGAAGGTCGTCGAGGGCGACACCGACAACACGCCGTACGGGCTCGGCACCTACGCATCCCGGTCGACGCCGACGTCCGGCGCGGCGACGTCGATGGCGTCCCGCAAGATCCGGGAGAAGGCGAAGAAGATCGCAGCTCACCTCCTCGAAGTGTCGGAGGACGACCTGGAGTGGGAGACCGGCAAGTTCTTCGTCAAGGGCTCACCGGACTCGTCCGTGACGATCCAGGACATCGCCTTCGCGGCGTACACGAACCATCCGCTCGGAATGGAGGCGGGCCTCGAGGGCGTCCACTACTACGACCCGCCGAACATGACGTACCCGTTCGGCACGTACATCGTCGTTGTCGAGGTCGACCCGGGCACGGGGGTGTGGAAGGTGTTGCGCATGGTCGCCGTCGACGACTGCGGCGTGCGGATCAACCCGATGATCGTGGAGGGGCAGATCCACGGAGGCCTGGCGGAGGGTTTCGCCATGTCGAACATGCAGTGGATCACCTTCGATGACGAGGGCAACTGCATCGGGTCGAACTTCATGGACTACCTGGTCCCGACGGCGTGGGAGACGCCCCGGTTCGAGCTCGGCGCCACGGTGACGCCGTCGCCGCACCACCCGATCGGCGCCAAGGGAGTGGGCGAGTCGGCCACCGTGGGTTCGCCGGCGGCATACGTGAACGCCGTCATCGACGCTCTCCGGCCGTTCGGCGTGAAGAACATCGACATGCCGGTTCTGCCGGACAGGGTGTGGGCGGCCATCCAGGAGGGGTGA
- a CDS encoding XdhC family protein, whose product MNRELLDVAASLHKRHKPFVIATVVWSRAPSSGKEGGTAIIEPDGTIHGWIGGACAEPAVLREARRVLRDGEPRLMYLGPAEELDGSARDGVMTVPIACASEGALEVFMEPMLPQPHVVVVGRSPGVRTLVRLLQGLDWRATVVDDGGDATGWEGVEVVTSLGHFEHLGVDESAAVVVATQGHYDEPALEAALASPAGYIGLVASRKRSDTVLGYLSDKGYGREALARIDTPAGIDLGHIEHREIAVAVLAELVRRRAAGAIGGGTVSRAADAPRTAVDPICGMTVEVAGARFTAERDGETFYFCCPACKKMFEDQSSQVQG is encoded by the coding sequence GTGAATCGTGAGCTGCTCGACGTCGCCGCCTCGCTGCACAAGCGGCACAAGCCGTTCGTGATCGCCACGGTCGTCTGGTCGCGGGCGCCGTCTTCCGGCAAGGAGGGCGGCACGGCAATCATCGAGCCGGATGGGACGATCCACGGCTGGATCGGCGGTGCCTGCGCAGAGCCGGCGGTGCTGCGGGAAGCGCGCCGCGTGCTCAGGGACGGCGAGCCCCGGCTGATGTACCTCGGCCCGGCCGAGGAGCTCGACGGGAGTGCTCGTGACGGGGTCATGACGGTCCCGATCGCCTGTGCCAGCGAGGGTGCCCTGGAGGTGTTCATGGAACCGATGTTGCCGCAGCCGCATGTCGTGGTCGTCGGCCGATCACCGGGAGTGAGGACGCTCGTCCGTCTTCTCCAAGGTCTCGACTGGCGGGCCACGGTGGTCGACGACGGTGGTGACGCTACCGGCTGGGAGGGCGTCGAGGTGGTGACGTCACTGGGCCACTTCGAGCATCTCGGCGTCGACGAGTCGGCAGCCGTCGTGGTCGCCACGCAGGGTCATTACGACGAGCCGGCCCTCGAGGCGGCGCTCGCATCGCCGGCCGGGTACATCGGGCTGGTGGCGTCGCGCAAGCGGTCCGACACCGTCCTCGGTTACCTGAGCGACAAGGGATACGGCCGCGAGGCGCTCGCCAGGATCGACACCCCGGCCGGGATCGACCTGGGGCACATCGAACACCGGGAGATCGCGGTGGCGGTGCTCGCCGAGCTAGTGCGTCGCAGGGCGGCCGGCGCCATCGGCGGAGGCACGGTGTCTCGCGCGGCGGACGCGCCGAGGACCGCCGTCGATCCGATCTGCGGCATGACGGTCGAGGTCGCCGGCGCCCGCTTCACCGCGGAACGCGATGGCGAGACGTTCTACTTCTGCTGCCCTGCCTGCAAGAAGATGTTCGAGGACCAGTCCTCACAGGTGCAGGGCTAG
- a CDS encoding metalloregulator ArsR/SmtB family transcription factor: MDVLQVVAEPRRRQILSLVWEHELAAGEIAGHFDMTFGAVSQHLAVLRGAGLVSVRRDGNRRFYTADKEALGPLRPMLEAMWRDTLDRLADSIEGQEP, translated from the coding sequence GTGGACGTCCTCCAGGTGGTCGCCGAACCGCGTCGCCGTCAGATCCTCTCTCTCGTCTGGGAGCATGAGCTGGCTGCGGGCGAGATCGCGGGCCACTTCGACATGACGTTCGGGGCCGTCTCCCAGCACCTGGCGGTGCTGCGCGGTGCCGGCCTGGTGTCCGTGCGCAGGGACGGCAACCGGCGCTTCTACACAGCGGACAAGGAAGCGCTCGGACCGTTGCGCCCGATGCTCGAGGCGATGTGGCGCGATACGCTCGACCGGCTCGCCGACTCGATCGAGGGCCAAGAGCCATGA
- a CDS encoding nuclease-related domain-containing protein, protein MEHVITMRYPALCSMCGTGIEPGLRAAWDRDSRVATCEACVYGTADPYAAPMRNRPGASALREGERRRNGETWTIGGEAERTVGNLLNGMRGVLALHDRQMPGSKANIDHVAVAPSGVWVIDTKRYTGRVERNHRRGGRLEVAGRNRTKLVEQVHRQVGVVTTCLDGLGIPIQGVLCFVDGRLPFLMSRFKVDGVMITTPEALERRIMRSGPLSLEAMRAAHDTLDLTFRPA, encoded by the coding sequence ATGGAGCATGTCATCACGATGCGGTATCCGGCGCTCTGCTCGATGTGCGGCACCGGCATCGAGCCGGGGCTGCGCGCCGCCTGGGATCGTGACTCTCGGGTGGCGACGTGCGAGGCGTGCGTCTACGGCACTGCTGATCCATATGCGGCTCCCATGCGCAACCGTCCAGGGGCGTCTGCACTGCGCGAGGGGGAACGAAGGCGCAACGGTGAAACCTGGACGATCGGGGGAGAGGCCGAGCGGACCGTGGGCAACCTCCTCAACGGCATGCGCGGCGTCCTCGCTCTGCACGACAGGCAGATGCCGGGCTCCAAGGCGAACATCGACCACGTAGCCGTCGCCCCTTCGGGGGTGTGGGTCATCGACACCAAGCGCTACACCGGCAGGGTCGAGAGGAACCACCGCCGAGGAGGCAGGCTCGAAGTCGCAGGCCGGAACCGCACCAAGCTCGTCGAGCAGGTCCACCGCCAGGTAGGCGTCGTCACGACGTGCCTCGACGGGCTCGGCATCCCCATCCAGGGCGTGCTGTGCTTCGTCGACGGACGGCTGCCCTTCCTGATGTCCCGGTTCAAGGTGGACGGTGTCATGATCACGACTCCCGAGGCGCTCGAGCGCAGGATCATGCGATCGGGCCCGCTGTCGCTTGAGGCGATGCGGGCGGCCCACGACACGCTCGACCTGACGTTCCGTCCCGCCTGA
- a CDS encoding xanthine dehydrogenase family protein subunit M has translation MYPRAFDYIAPETKEEVLDVLAERGDEVKILAGGQSLIPMMKLRLASPATLVDINRLQGLDAVDVVDGHLRIQALARHADVAKSDVVKSENGAMASAAPWIADPIVRNRGTLCGSVAHHDPEGDWASVMLAVGAEVVAESKAGEVHYHPGADGTRHSGGTRVIPISEFLVDMFTTSLHPSELLTEVRVPRYERGGGNYQKLERKVGDYATVGVATHLELDAAGKISKAGIALTSVHPYNLEVVAAEQVLVGESPSTELFAEAAQIAKGACSPSSDVRGSEAYKRDVVRVFVERGLAASLAEAQG, from the coding sequence ATGTACCCGAGGGCGTTCGACTACATCGCTCCGGAGACGAAAGAGGAAGTACTCGACGTCCTCGCCGAGCGGGGAGATGAGGTCAAGATCCTGGCAGGCGGCCAGAGCTTGATCCCGATGATGAAGCTGCGCCTCGCCTCCCCGGCGACCCTGGTGGACATCAACCGGCTCCAAGGGTTGGACGCCGTCGACGTCGTCGACGGGCACCTCAGGATCCAGGCGCTCGCCAGGCACGCCGACGTCGCCAAGTCGGACGTCGTCAAGTCGGAGAACGGCGCCATGGCATCGGCCGCCCCGTGGATCGCAGATCCGATCGTCCGCAACCGCGGAACGCTGTGCGGCTCCGTTGCCCACCACGACCCGGAGGGCGACTGGGCGTCCGTGATGCTCGCCGTGGGTGCGGAGGTGGTCGCCGAGTCGAAGGCAGGAGAGGTCCATTACCACCCGGGCGCCGACGGCACCAGGCACAGCGGGGGCACCAGAGTGATCCCCATCTCCGAGTTCCTCGTCGACATGTTCACCACGTCGCTGCACCCATCCGAGCTGCTGACCGAGGTGCGCGTCCCGCGGTACGAGCGTGGCGGCGGCAACTACCAGAAGCTCGAGCGCAAGGTCGGCGACTATGCAACCGTCGGCGTCGCCACCCACCTCGAGCTCGACGCAGCCGGGAAGATCTCGAAGGCGGGGATCGCGCTCACGTCGGTGCACCCCTACAACCTCGAGGTGGTGGCGGCAGAGCAAGTGCTCGTCGGCGAGTCGCCGAGCACGGAGCTGTTCGCCGAAGCAGCGCAGATCGCCAAGGGGGCGTGCAGTCCCAGCTCGGACGTCCGCGGGTCCGAGGCATACAAGAGAGACGTCGTCAGGGTGTTCGTCGAGCGTGGTCTGGCGGCTTCGCTGGCCGAGGCGCAAGGCTGA
- a CDS encoding LLM class F420-dependent oxidoreductase: protein MHPIRIAAQLHPQHGSYSDLRAAVGRVDELGYDLLYTWDHFFPLYGEPDGAHFECWTMLAAWAEQTDGVEIGALVSCNSYRNPSLLADMARTIDHISGGRFILGLGSGWFERDYDEYGYEFGTTGERLLALRAAIPVMQRRLAVLNPPPTRSMPIMIGGWGERLTLRMVAEHADIWHARFPDSPDEVVPKIAALRRWCDEVGRDPGDIEWSLGLDPDDLDRFLTEDVDDYVDLGFTQFTLGFNGPGWGVDRGADWLAWRDERNGA from the coding sequence GTGCACCCGATCCGCATCGCCGCCCAACTCCACCCCCAGCACGGCTCGTACTCCGACCTCAGGGCGGCCGTCGGCCGGGTCGACGAGCTCGGCTACGACCTGTTGTACACGTGGGACCACTTCTTCCCGCTGTACGGCGAGCCGGACGGAGCCCACTTCGAGTGCTGGACGATGCTGGCCGCTTGGGCTGAGCAGACGGACGGCGTCGAGATCGGAGCGCTCGTCTCGTGCAACTCGTACCGCAACCCGAGCCTGCTCGCCGACATGGCGAGAACGATCGACCACATCTCAGGCGGCCGGTTCATCCTCGGGCTCGGGTCCGGGTGGTTCGAGAGGGACTACGACGAGTACGGGTACGAGTTCGGGACCACGGGGGAACGGCTCCTGGCGCTCCGCGCCGCCATCCCCGTGATGCAACGGCGGCTGGCGGTCCTCAACCCGCCGCCGACGAGGAGCATGCCGATCATGATCGGCGGCTGGGGCGAGCGGCTCACGCTCCGAATGGTGGCCGAGCACGCCGACATCTGGCACGCCCGGTTCCCCGACAGCCCCGACGAGGTGGTCCCGAAGATCGCAGCCCTGCGCCGCTGGTGCGACGAGGTGGGACGCGACCCGGGCGACATCGAGTGGAGCCTCGGGCTAGATCCCGACGACCTGGACCGCTTCCTCACGGAGGACGTGGATGACTACGTCGACCTGGGGTTCACCCAGTTCACGCTGGGCTTCAACGGGCCGGGTTGGGGTGTCGACCGCGGGGCAGACTGGCTCGCGTGGCGCGACGAGCGCAACGGCGCTTGA